A genomic region of Bernardetia sp. ABR2-2B contains the following coding sequences:
- a CDS encoding peptidylprolyl isomerase, with translation MNTLLTKISTLFSVFALLFFIACSPKTVSNKINYPQSPTLLKIDDQIVSADEFEYLYQKNNSTAEDSLWNREKIQEYLDLYINFKLKVEEAKELGMDTSQAFKKEFEIYKNQLAEPYLTPKNVSEKLVKEAYSRLNESVRASHILIMVEQYANPEDTLAAYKKIQDIRKKAVAGENFAELANTYSDDPSGKINGGDLYYFSSLQMVYPFETAAYNTPEGKISEIVRTRFGYHILKVTDKKPSLGKVQLAHIMIRSSDGMIAEDTLKAYRKIQEIYTQLEKITDEAKQKELFENLAKQFSEDYRSRERGGQLTNNGNPEFTSGTLVPPFEEKISTLKKGEITAPFKSAFGWHIARLIEKDAIEPFEDLQPILQQKIAKDSRAEIQQAVLIEKLKKENGFSQNKKSDEFLTQMAADSMIQKANMWTIKRFEMQNPKLAKNKNLFTVGTKNYTLDNFVSYLEEGNKLPAPEKALPFLREEYQNFVAQKIIDNERELLSKKYPEYRFLLQEYYDGILLFKIMEQKVWAKALADQEGLMEFYDKNKENYRWKDRAKVTIYNAADQKTLSMLKDSLKLGYYAVDNFQPLKLEFDRRNIKLSESQIKKLGPFALAAKTNPSYVLTVEAAKAIGETDAMMQSRIDAIKEYFKKESVANVRFVAQKIGSANAAKATIQLKIFTTDSKLLENRFNKENALRLEIMEGLFEKQAQPILSEIDFKKGDYTVENNGRMYYVIVEEIEPARVKKLEETRGVVISDYQQFLEKEWIEELRKKYEFSTDEKVMEAVLLKNKK, from the coding sequence ATGAATACGTTATTAACTAAAATTTCTACATTATTTTCTGTTTTTGCACTGCTATTTTTTATTGCTTGTTCGCCAAAAACAGTTTCTAATAAAATAAACTACCCACAATCTCCAACACTTTTAAAAATAGATGACCAAATTGTTTCGGCAGATGAATTTGAATATCTCTATCAAAAAAATAATTCCACAGCTGAAGATAGCCTTTGGAATAGAGAAAAAATTCAAGAATACTTAGATTTATATATCAATTTCAAACTCAAAGTAGAGGAAGCAAAAGAGCTTGGAATGGATACTTCACAGGCTTTTAAAAAGGAATTTGAAATCTATAAAAATCAACTTGCCGAGCCGTATCTTACGCCAAAAAATGTAAGTGAAAAACTAGTAAAAGAAGCTTATTCTCGCCTAAATGAATCGGTTCGTGCTTCTCATATTCTAATTATGGTAGAGCAATATGCTAATCCAGAGGATACGTTGGCAGCTTACAAAAAAATTCAAGATATTAGAAAAAAGGCTGTGGCAGGAGAAAATTTTGCAGAACTTGCAAATACTTATTCTGATGACCCTTCAGGTAAAATAAATGGAGGAGATTTATATTATTTTTCTTCGCTTCAAATGGTTTATCCTTTCGAAACAGCAGCTTATAATACTCCAGAAGGAAAAATTTCGGAGATTGTACGTACTCGTTTTGGATATCATATCTTGAAAGTTACTGACAAAAAACCATCTTTAGGAAAAGTTCAGTTGGCGCATATTATGATTCGTTCTTCTGATGGAATGATTGCAGAAGATACACTAAAAGCTTATCGCAAAATTCAAGAAATTTATACGCAACTAGAGAAAATAACTGATGAAGCAAAACAAAAGGAACTCTTTGAAAATCTAGCAAAACAGTTTTCGGAAGATTATCGCTCAAGAGAACGTGGAGGACAGCTTACTAATAATGGAAACCCAGAGTTTACGTCTGGAACACTTGTTCCACCCTTTGAAGAAAAAATATCTACACTCAAAAAAGGAGAAATTACTGCACCTTTCAAGTCTGCTTTTGGATGGCATATTGCTCGTTTGATAGAAAAAGATGCAATTGAACCTTTTGAAGATTTGCAGCCAATTCTTCAACAAAAAATAGCGAAGGATTCCCGTGCCGAGATTCAACAAGCTGTTTTGATAGAAAAATTAAAAAAAGAAAATGGCTTTTCTCAAAACAAAAAATCAGATGAGTTTCTGACGCAAATGGCAGCCGATTCGATGATTCAGAAGGCAAATATGTGGACAATCAAGCGTTTTGAAATGCAAAACCCAAAACTAGCTAAGAATAAAAATTTATTTACTGTTGGTACAAAAAACTATACCTTAGATAATTTTGTGTCTTATTTGGAAGAGGGAAACAAACTTCCTGCTCCTGAAAAAGCATTGCCATTTTTGAGAGAAGAATATCAAAATTTTGTAGCTCAAAAAATTATTGATAACGAAAGAGAATTATTATCAAAAAAATATCCTGAATACCGTTTCTTATTGCAAGAATATTATGATGGAATTTTGCTTTTCAAGATAATGGAACAAAAAGTTTGGGCAAAAGCTCTAGCCGACCAAGAGGGTTTGATGGAATTTTATGATAAAAACAAAGAAAACTATCGTTGGAAAGACCGTGCAAAAGTAACTATCTACAATGCAGCCGACCAAAAAACACTTTCTATGCTAAAAGATAGCCTGAAGTTAGGTTATTATGCAGTAGATAATTTTCAGCCTTTAAAATTAGAGTTTGATAGAAGAAACATAAAACTTTCGGAGTCGCAAATCAAAAAACTAGGTCCTTTTGCATTAGCTGCCAAAACAAACCCTTCTTATGTCTTGACTGTTGAAGCTGCAAAAGCAATAGGAGAAACAGATGCAATGATGCAAAGCCGTATTGATGCAATTAAGGAGTATTTCAAAAAAGAAAGTGTTGCGAATGTTCGTTTTGTAGCCCAAAAAATAGGAAGTGCAAATGCAGCAAAAGCAACTATTCAGCTTAAAATATTTACAACAGACTCTAAACTATTAGAAAATCGTTTTAACAAAGAAAATGCTCTTCGTTTGGAAATAATGGAAGGACTTTTTGAAAAACAAGCACAACCAATTCTATCAGAAATAGACTTCAAAAAAGGAGATTATACCGTTGAAAACAATGGTAGAATGTATTATGTAATTGTTGAAGAAATTGAACCTGCGAGAGTGAAAAAACTAGAAGAAACTCGTGGCGTTGTTATTTCTGATTATCAGCAATTCTTAGAAAAGGAATGGATTGAAGAATTACGTAAAAAATATGAGTTCAGTACAGACGAGAAAGTAATGGAGGCTGTTTTATTGAAGAATAAGAAGTAA
- a CDS encoding VWA domain-containing protein — translation MFDKSSFEWLDFKWLTLETLQSFDWQSPFWLYALIGVPFLFLLKWLIFVRFRQKLEVAFPDQNLKSDFWTLLRHVPKVFFSLFLIFILIALARPQKTSEQPPERYTEGIDIMIVMDISESMQIEDFKPNRLEAAKMVANNFIKGRLQDRIGIVVFAGDAFSLAPLTTDYELLYGYLEEIDFRMIQKGGTAIGSAIGVGTNRMRDSETQSKVMILLTDGESNAGTIDPITAAKLARKYNIKIYTIGVGKEGKVPYRNRFGQVQYIDNTLDETVMKQIAQITEGKFFRATDNASLGTIFSTIDKLERSEIKENKFTLTRDYYEIYLTWAFVFLIIWLGLKNTFLVSALED, via the coding sequence ATGTTTGATAAATCAAGTTTTGAATGGTTAGATTTTAAATGGTTGACCTTAGAAACACTACAAAGTTTTGACTGGCAAAGTCCATTTTGGTTGTATGCTCTTATCGGAGTTCCTTTTTTATTTTTATTGAAATGGCTTATTTTTGTGCGTTTTCGTCAAAAATTAGAAGTTGCCTTTCCAGACCAAAACCTAAAGTCAGATTTTTGGACATTATTAAGACACGTCCCAAAAGTTTTTTTTAGCCTTTTCTTAATCTTTATTTTGATTGCCCTTGCTCGTCCTCAAAAAACATCTGAACAGCCTCCTGAACGTTATACCGAAGGAATTGATATTATGATTGTGATGGATATTTCAGAATCTATGCAAATTGAAGATTTCAAACCTAATCGTTTAGAAGCAGCCAAAATGGTTGCTAATAATTTTATAAAAGGACGTTTGCAAGACAGAATCGGAATTGTAGTCTTTGCTGGAGATGCTTTTAGTCTTGCGCCACTTACCACAGATTATGAGCTTTTGTATGGTTACCTAGAAGAAATTGATTTCAGAATGATACAAAAAGGAGGAACAGCCATTGGAAGTGCTATCGGAGTAGGCACAAACCGAATGCGAGACAGCGAAACCCAATCAAAAGTAATGATACTCTTGACAGATGGAGAAAGCAACGCAGGAACAATAGACCCAATTACGGCAGCCAAATTAGCACGTAAATACAACATAAAAATTTATACAATTGGAGTAGGAAAAGAAGGAAAAGTACCTTATCGAAATCGTTTCGGACAAGTGCAATACATCGACAATACGCTTGATGAAACTGTTATGAAACAAATTGCACAGATTACAGAAGGAAAGTTTTTTAGAGCGACTGATAACGCTTCTTTAGGAACAATTTTTTCTACGATTGACAAGCTAGAGCGTTCTGAAATCAAAGAAAATAAATTTACACTCACTAGAGATTATTATGAAATTTATCTGACGTGGGCATTTGTATTTTTGATTATTTGGTTGGGTTTGAAAAATACATTCTTGGTTAGTGCTTTGGAGGATTGA